A single genomic interval of Homo sapiens chromosome 7, GRCh38.p14 Primary Assembly harbors:
- the CYP2W1 gene encoding cytochrome P450 2W1 isoform X2 produces MALLLLLFLGLLGLWGLLCACAQDPSPAARWPPGPRPLPLVGNLHLLRLSQQDRSLMELSERYGPVFTVHLGRQKTVVLTGFEAVKEALAGPGQELADRPPIAIFQLIQRGGGIFFSSGARWRAARQFTVRALHSLGVGREPVADKILQELKCLSGQLDGYRGRPFPLALLGWAPSNITFALLFGRRFDYRDPVFVSLLGLIDEVMVLLGSPGLQLFNVYPWLGALLQLHRPVLRKIEEVRAILRTLLEARRPHVCPGDPVCSYVDALIQQGQGDDPEGLFAEANAVACTLDMVMAGTETTSATLQWAALLMGRHPDVQGRVQEELDRVLGPGRTPRLEDQQALPYTSAVLHEVQRFITLLPHVPRCTAADTQLGGFLLPKGTPVIPLLTSVLLDETQWQTPGQFNPGHFLDANGHFVKREAFLPFSAGRRVCVGERLARTELFLLFAGLLQRVSNCFRLHPGLPLPDPVGPPPL; encoded by the exons ATGGCCCTGCTGCTCTTGCTGTTCCTGGGCCTCCTGGGGCTCTGGGGGCTGCTCTGCGCCTGCGCCCAAGACCCCTCCCCAGCTGCCCGGTGGCCCCCGGGGCCTCGCCCGCTGCCGCTCGTCGGGAACCTGCACTTGCTGCGTCTGTCGCAACAGGACCGGTCCCTGATGGAG CTCTCAGAACGCTACGGGCCGGTGTTCACCGTGCACCTGGGGCGCCAGAAGACGGTGGTGCTGACGGGGTTCGAGGCGGTCAAAGAGGCGCTGGCGGGCCCCGGGCAGGAGCTGGCCGACCGGCCTCCCATCGCCATCTTCCAGCTCATCCAGCGAGGTGGAG GCATCTTCTTCTCATCTGGGGCGCGCTGGAGGGCTGCCCGCCAGTTCACGGTGCGTGCCCTGCACAGCCTGGGCGTGGGCCGGGAGCCGGTGGCTGACAAGATTCTGCAGGAGCTGAAATGCCTCTCTGGGCAGCTGGATGGCTACAGAG GCCGGCCCTTCCCGCTGGCCCTACTGGGCTGGGCTCCCTCCAATATCACCTTCGCGCTCCTCTTCGGCCGCCGATTTGACTACCGGGACCCCGTGTTTGTGTCCCTGCTGGGTCTCATCGATGAGGTCATGGTCCTCTTGGGGTCCCCTGGCCTGCAG cTGTTCAACGTCTACCCATGGCTCGGGGCCCTGCTCCAGCTGCACCGGCCCGTCCTGCGCAAGATCGAGGAGGTCCGTGCCATTCTGAGGACCCTCCTGGAGGCGCGGAGGCCCCACGTGTGCCCGGGGGACCCCGTGTGCAGCTATGTGGACGCCCTGATCCAGCAGGGACAG GGGGATGACCCCGAGGGCCTGTTTGCTGAGGCCAACGCGGTGGCCTGCACCCTGGACATGGTCATGGCCGGGACGGAGACGACCTCGGCCACGCTGCAGTGGGCCGCACTTCTGATGGGCCGGCACCCGGACGTGCAGG GCCGGGTGCAGGAGGAGCTAGACCGCGTGCTGGGCCCTGGGCGGACTCCCCGGCTGGAGGACCAGCAGGCTCTGCCCTACACAAGCGCCGTGCTCCACGAGGTGCAGCGGTTCATCACGCTCCTGCCGCACGTGCCCCGCTGCACCGCGGCCGACACACAGCTGGGCGGCTTCCTGCTCCCCAAG GGCACGCCCGTGATTCCCCTGCTGACCTCGGTGCTCCTGGATGAGACACAGTGGCAGACCCCAGGCCAGTTCAACCCCGGCCATTTCCTGGACGCGAATGGGCACTTTGTGAAGCGGGAggccttcctgcctttctctgcAG GCCGCCGCGTCTGTGTTGGGGAGCGCCTGGCCAGGACCGAGCTCTTCCTGCTGTTTGCCGGCCTCCTGCAGAG ggtCAGCAACTGCTTCCGGTTACACCCAGGACTACCCCTGCCCGACCCTGTGGGACCCCCACCCCTCTGA
- the CYP2W1 gene encoding cytochrome P450 2W1 isoform X1, with product MALLLLLFLGLLGLWGLLCACAQDPSPAARWPPGPRPLPLVGNLHLLRLSQQDRSLMELSERYGPVFTVHLGRQKTVVLTGFEAVKEALAGPGQELADRPPIAIFQLIQRGGGIFFSSGARWRAARQFTVRALHSLGVGREPVADKILQELKCLSGQLDGYRGRPFPLALLGWAPSNITFALLFGRRFDYRDPVFVSLLGLIDEVMVLLGSPGLQLFNVYPWLGALLQLHRPVLRKIEEVRAILRTLLEARRPHVCPGDPVCSYVDALIQQGQGDDPEGLFAEANAVACTLDMVMAGTETTSATLQWAALLMGRHPDVQGRVQEELDRVLGPGRTPRLEDQQALPYTSAVLHEVQRFITLLPHVPRCTAADTQLGGFLLPKGTPVIPLLTSVLLDETQWQTPGQFNPGHFLDANGHFVKREAFLPFSAGRRVCVGERLARTELFLLFAGLLQSSPQGPPAPTAGAAGRQRVAASSQRQAQVGVLSVRALHPPGPGTPADPTPFPLLEHFLQLCLEAVGLQCQTLSQATGAMRMTGAGRQGPHSPSETGTGARGFLGAGGGHLSP from the exons ATGGCCCTGCTGCTCTTGCTGTTCCTGGGCCTCCTGGGGCTCTGGGGGCTGCTCTGCGCCTGCGCCCAAGACCCCTCCCCAGCTGCCCGGTGGCCCCCGGGGCCTCGCCCGCTGCCGCTCGTCGGGAACCTGCACTTGCTGCGTCTGTCGCAACAGGACCGGTCCCTGATGGAG CTCTCAGAACGCTACGGGCCGGTGTTCACCGTGCACCTGGGGCGCCAGAAGACGGTGGTGCTGACGGGGTTCGAGGCGGTCAAAGAGGCGCTGGCGGGCCCCGGGCAGGAGCTGGCCGACCGGCCTCCCATCGCCATCTTCCAGCTCATCCAGCGAGGTGGAG GCATCTTCTTCTCATCTGGGGCGCGCTGGAGGGCTGCCCGCCAGTTCACGGTGCGTGCCCTGCACAGCCTGGGCGTGGGCCGGGAGCCGGTGGCTGACAAGATTCTGCAGGAGCTGAAATGCCTCTCTGGGCAGCTGGATGGCTACAGAG GCCGGCCCTTCCCGCTGGCCCTACTGGGCTGGGCTCCCTCCAATATCACCTTCGCGCTCCTCTTCGGCCGCCGATTTGACTACCGGGACCCCGTGTTTGTGTCCCTGCTGGGTCTCATCGATGAGGTCATGGTCCTCTTGGGGTCCCCTGGCCTGCAG cTGTTCAACGTCTACCCATGGCTCGGGGCCCTGCTCCAGCTGCACCGGCCCGTCCTGCGCAAGATCGAGGAGGTCCGTGCCATTCTGAGGACCCTCCTGGAGGCGCGGAGGCCCCACGTGTGCCCGGGGGACCCCGTGTGCAGCTATGTGGACGCCCTGATCCAGCAGGGACAG GGGGATGACCCCGAGGGCCTGTTTGCTGAGGCCAACGCGGTGGCCTGCACCCTGGACATGGTCATGGCCGGGACGGAGACGACCTCGGCCACGCTGCAGTGGGCCGCACTTCTGATGGGCCGGCACCCGGACGTGCAGG GCCGGGTGCAGGAGGAGCTAGACCGCGTGCTGGGCCCTGGGCGGACTCCCCGGCTGGAGGACCAGCAGGCTCTGCCCTACACAAGCGCCGTGCTCCACGAGGTGCAGCGGTTCATCACGCTCCTGCCGCACGTGCCCCGCTGCACCGCGGCCGACACACAGCTGGGCGGCTTCCTGCTCCCCAAG GGCACGCCCGTGATTCCCCTGCTGACCTCGGTGCTCCTGGATGAGACACAGTGGCAGACCCCAGGCCAGTTCAACCCCGGCCATTTCCTGGACGCGAATGGGCACTTTGTGAAGCGGGAggccttcctgcctttctctgcAG GCCGCCGCGTCTGTGTTGGGGAGCGCCTGGCCAGGACCGAGCTCTTCCTGCTGTTTGCCGGCCTCCTGCAGAG CTCCCCCCAGGGCCCCCCAGCACCtacagctggggctgcagggagaCAACGGGTGGCTGCATCCAGCCAGAGACAGGCGCAGGTGGGTGTCCTCAGCGTGCGAGCCCTGCACCCCCCAGGTCCTGGGACTCCTGCAGACCCCACTCCATTCCCGCTCCTGGAACACTTCCTGCAGCTGTGCCTGGAGGCAGTCGGCCTGCAGTGCCAGACTCTGAGCCAAGCCACTGGGGCCATGCGTATGACTGGTGCAGGGAGGCAAGGCCCACATTCTCCTTCAGAGACAGGCACTGGCGCCAGAGGCTTCCTTGGGGCGGGGGGAGGGCACCTCAGCCCCTGA
- the CYP2W1 gene encoding cytochrome P450 2W1 precursor: protein MALLLLLFLGLLGLWGLLCACAQDPSPAARWPPGPRPLPLVGNLHLLRLSQQDRSLMELSERYGPVFTVHLGRQKTVVLTGFEAVKEALAGPGQELADRPPIAIFQLIQRGGGIFFSSGARWRAARQFTVRALHSLGVGREPVADKILQELKCLSGQLDGYRGRPFPLALLGWAPSNITFALLFGRRFDYRDPVFVSLLGLIDEVMVLLGSPGLQLFNVYPWLGALLQLHRPVLRKIEEVRAILRTLLEARRPHVCPGDPVCSYVDALIQQGQGDDPEGLFAEANAVACTLDMVMAGTETTSATLQWAALLMGRHPDVQGRVQEELDRVLGPGRTPRLEDQQALPYTSAVLHEVQRFITLLPHVPRCTAADTQLGGFLLPKGTPVIPLLTSVLLDETQWQTPGQFNPGHFLDANGHFVKREAFLPFSAGRRVCVGERLARTELFLLFAGLLQRYRLLPPPGVSPASLDTTPARAFTMRPRAQALCAVPRP from the exons ATGGCCCTGCTGCTCTTGCTGTTCCTGGGCCTCCTGGGGCTCTGGGGGCTGCTCTGCGCCTGCGCCCAAGACCCCTCCCCAGCTGCCCGGTGGCCCCCGGGGCCTCGCCCGCTGCCGCTCGTCGGGAACCTGCACTTGCTGCGTCTGTCGCAACAGGACCGGTCCCTGATGGAG CTCTCAGAACGCTACGGGCCGGTGTTCACCGTGCACCTGGGGCGCCAGAAGACGGTGGTGCTGACGGGGTTCGAGGCGGTCAAAGAGGCGCTGGCGGGCCCCGGGCAGGAGCTGGCCGACCGGCCTCCCATCGCCATCTTCCAGCTCATCCAGCGAGGTGGAG GCATCTTCTTCTCATCTGGGGCGCGCTGGAGGGCTGCCCGCCAGTTCACGGTGCGTGCCCTGCACAGCCTGGGCGTGGGCCGGGAGCCGGTGGCTGACAAGATTCTGCAGGAGCTGAAATGCCTCTCTGGGCAGCTGGATGGCTACAGAG GCCGGCCCTTCCCGCTGGCCCTACTGGGCTGGGCTCCCTCCAATATCACCTTCGCGCTCCTCTTCGGCCGCCGATTTGACTACCGGGACCCCGTGTTTGTGTCCCTGCTGGGTCTCATCGATGAGGTCATGGTCCTCTTGGGGTCCCCTGGCCTGCAG cTGTTCAACGTCTACCCATGGCTCGGGGCCCTGCTCCAGCTGCACCGGCCCGTCCTGCGCAAGATCGAGGAGGTCCGTGCCATTCTGAGGACCCTCCTGGAGGCGCGGAGGCCCCACGTGTGCCCGGGGGACCCCGTGTGCAGCTATGTGGACGCCCTGATCCAGCAGGGACAG GGGGATGACCCCGAGGGCCTGTTTGCTGAGGCCAACGCGGTGGCCTGCACCCTGGACATGGTCATGGCCGGGACGGAGACGACCTCGGCCACGCTGCAGTGGGCCGCACTTCTGATGGGCCGGCACCCGGACGTGCAGG GCCGGGTGCAGGAGGAGCTAGACCGCGTGCTGGGCCCTGGGCGGACTCCCCGGCTGGAGGACCAGCAGGCTCTGCCCTACACAAGCGCCGTGCTCCACGAGGTGCAGCGGTTCATCACGCTCCTGCCGCACGTGCCCCGCTGCACCGCGGCCGACACACAGCTGGGCGGCTTCCTGCTCCCCAAG GGCACGCCCGTGATTCCCCTGCTGACCTCGGTGCTCCTGGATGAGACACAGTGGCAGACCCCAGGCCAGTTCAACCCCGGCCATTTCCTGGACGCGAATGGGCACTTTGTGAAGCGGGAggccttcctgcctttctctgcAG GCCGCCGCGTCTGTGTTGGGGAGCGCCTGGCCAGGACCGAGCTCTTCCTGCTGTTTGCCGGCCTCCTGCAGAGGTACCGCCTGCTGCCCCCGCCTGGCGTCAGTCCGGCCTCCCTGGACACCACGCCCGCCCGGGCTTTTACCATGAGGCCGAGGGCCCAGGCCCTGTGTGCGGTGCCCAGGCCCTAG